From Paenibacillus sp. V4I7, one genomic window encodes:
- a CDS encoding DMT family transporter, with the protein MKYILFVLAGACSFGLLSTFVKKAYESGFNVGDVVGSQNLFGVIMLWSLVFVTAKSAKQPKASSAFKVTRRQALSLMAVGTTTGLTGMLYYAALQYISASFAIILLFQFTWMGILLEAIVERKRPGKDKILSLVVLFVGIIMASGYLGGGQEAVSWIGVTLGLLAAVTYALFIWFSGKTAKQVAPITRSAIMLSGSFILVMLVFPPHFLINGSLHEALLPWALLLALFGVVIPPLFYAIGVPRIGGGLATILSAAELPTAVVMSYVVLNESVNWLQWLGVGITMFGIALPELMKRKKSPAVIVGANVSA; encoded by the coding sequence ATGAAATACATTTTATTTGTTTTAGCTGGGGCATGCAGCTTCGGTTTATTATCTACTTTTGTTAAGAAAGCTTATGAGTCTGGCTTCAATGTCGGCGATGTCGTCGGCAGCCAAAACCTATTCGGTGTGATTATGCTATGGAGCTTGGTATTCGTGACCGCGAAGTCCGCTAAACAGCCCAAAGCCTCGAGTGCATTTAAAGTAACAAGGCGTCAAGCACTCTCGCTTATGGCCGTAGGAACGACGACCGGCTTAACGGGAATGCTCTATTATGCGGCTCTGCAGTATATTTCGGCTTCGTTCGCGATTATCTTGTTGTTTCAATTTACGTGGATGGGCATCTTGCTGGAGGCAATCGTTGAACGCAAACGTCCTGGTAAAGATAAGATTTTATCGCTTGTTGTCTTGTTTGTTGGGATCATTATGGCAAGCGGCTATTTGGGCGGGGGTCAGGAAGCTGTTTCCTGGATTGGTGTTACACTTGGCTTGTTGGCTGCTGTTACCTATGCGCTCTTCATCTGGTTTAGCGGTAAAACAGCCAAACAAGTCGCTCCGATCACACGAAGCGCGATTATGCTGTCAGGTTCATTTATTCTCGTCATGTTGGTGTTTCCACCGCATTTTCTTATCAATGGATCTTTGCACGAGGCGCTGTTACCTTGGGCGCTGCTGTTAGCTCTCTTCGGTGTCGTTATTCCGCCGTTGTTCTATGCCATTGGCGTACCGCGTATTGGAGGCGGACTAGCGACAATCTTGAGCGCAGCTGAACTGCCGACTGCCGTCGTAATGTCATACGTCGTGCTGAATGAGTCCGTTAACTGGCTGCAGTGGCTTGGCGTGGGAATCACGATGTTCGGCATAGCCCTTCCTGAGCTCATGAAGCGTAAGAAGAGTCCAGCCGTTATTGTCGGCGCGAATGTAAGTGCGTAA
- the rbsK gene encoding ribokinase: MMNKPRIVVIGSLNMDIVVETSRFPRVGETLTGEHVHFIPGGKGANQAVAAARLGGQTTMIGSVGDDMFGQSLIKSLQQDAISTDHVIRIAGTPTGIASIMLAESDNQIVVVPGANASCLPEHILAVEQVIAEHDIVLVQLEIPLETALAVCQLAKKLGKTVILNPAPARKLPEDMLNCVDYITPNRIELSTITGIDASGDQLQTAMEALLEMGPSCVITTLGEEGSAFLRKGETLVKVPAYRVPVVDTTGAGDAYNGGLAYALAAGNALKEAVAFASKVSAMSVTKLGAQAGMPTQEDLKTLN, encoded by the coding sequence ATGATGAATAAACCCCGTATTGTGGTCATCGGGAGCTTGAATATGGACATTGTAGTGGAAACGTCTCGATTTCCGCGTGTTGGGGAAACACTGACAGGCGAGCATGTCCACTTTATACCAGGCGGTAAAGGCGCGAATCAGGCCGTAGCTGCTGCGAGGTTAGGCGGTCAGACGACGATGATCGGCTCCGTAGGAGACGATATGTTCGGACAATCGCTCATTAAATCGCTTCAGCAGGATGCGATTTCCACAGATCACGTCATTCGGATCGCGGGAACCCCGACAGGTATCGCCTCCATCATGCTGGCCGAATCAGACAACCAGATTGTAGTCGTTCCGGGGGCAAATGCAAGTTGTTTGCCAGAACATATTCTAGCAGTGGAGCAAGTCATCGCGGAGCATGATATCGTGCTCGTGCAATTGGAAATTCCGCTTGAAACGGCTTTAGCCGTTTGCCAGTTAGCGAAGAAGTTAGGCAAGACAGTTATTCTGAATCCAGCACCTGCACGCAAGCTGCCGGAGGATATGCTGAACTGCGTGGACTATATAACGCCGAACCGCATAGAACTGTCGACGATTACGGGTATCGATGCTTCTGGCGATCAACTTCAGACAGCTATGGAAGCGCTGCTTGAAATGGGACCGAGCTGTGTCATAACAACGCTCGGCGAGGAAGGCTCTGCCTTTCTTCGTAAAGGAGAAACACTTGTGAAAGTTCCAGCTTACCGTGTTCCTGTTGTTGATACGACTGGAGCTGGTGACGCCTATAACGGAGGACTAGCTTATGCGCTGGCCGCGGGCAATGCGTTGAAAGAGGCTGTAGCTTTCGCCAGTAAGGTGTCTGCGATGTCTGTAACAAAGCTCGGCGCACAAGCTGGCATGCCCACCCAAGAAGATTTAAAAACACTTAACTAA
- a CDS encoding LacI family DNA-binding transcriptional regulator gives MATIRDVAKLAGVSVATISRYINKNGYVNEDTKLRVEQAIKTLQYEPNAIARGLAGRKTGTIALIFPDITNPFFAELARAVEDEARMYGYTVILCNSDNKAEKEQTYIKVLKQRYVDGILFASYNLRSDDVEALKSEKIPLVMLDRAPRDASCSLVSSKHFEGAQMAVQHLMDVGCKKIAHIYGPQETVTGRERFMGYEQSVKHLPWYSPSLVEPGYFRVDGGMAAVENLMQRHPDIDGIFAGNDTMAVGALKKLQRTGLRVPDQVALVGFDGIDLTLIVEPEITTIAQPIYDIGMLSTRLLIKKIEGDIQDEQTHLFDVTLIPRGSTERKRNDE, from the coding sequence GTGGCAACGATTAGAGATGTCGCGAAATTGGCTGGGGTTTCGGTGGCGACGATTTCCCGTTATATCAACAAAAACGGATATGTTAACGAAGATACCAAGCTAAGAGTGGAGCAAGCGATTAAGACGCTGCAGTATGAGCCTAACGCGATAGCGAGAGGGCTAGCGGGAAGGAAAACAGGGACGATCGCTCTTATCTTTCCCGATATTACGAATCCATTCTTTGCTGAACTGGCCAGAGCTGTTGAAGATGAAGCAAGGATGTACGGGTACACGGTTATCTTGTGTAACTCGGACAATAAGGCAGAAAAGGAGCAAACGTACATTAAGGTGCTGAAGCAGCGTTATGTAGATGGCATTTTGTTCGCCTCTTACAACCTTCGCTCCGATGATGTCGAAGCGCTAAAAAGTGAAAAAATTCCGCTTGTCATGCTTGACAGAGCGCCGCGAGATGCTTCTTGCTCACTCGTGAGCTCGAAGCATTTTGAGGGAGCCCAGATGGCTGTGCAGCATCTGATGGATGTGGGGTGCAAGAAGATCGCCCACATATATGGCCCGCAAGAGACGGTGACGGGAAGAGAGCGTTTCATGGGATACGAACAATCCGTGAAGCATCTTCCTTGGTACTCACCAAGTCTAGTAGAGCCCGGCTACTTCCGTGTTGATGGCGGGATGGCTGCTGTAGAGAATTTGATGCAGCGTCATCCGGATATCGACGGTATTTTCGCCGGCAACGACACGATGGCTGTCGGAGCGCTAAAAAAGCTTCAGCGTACGGGGCTGCGCGTGCCGGATCAAGTAGCGTTGGTCGGATTTGACGGCATCGATTTAACACTCATCGTCGAACCGGAAATTACAACGATTGCCCAACCTATTTACGATATAGGCATGCTATCAACGAGATTACTGATCAAAAAGATTGAAGGCGATATCCAAGATGAGCAGACACATCTATTCGATGTGACTCTCATACCAAGAGGTTCGACAGAAAGGAAAAGAAATGATGAATAA
- a CDS encoding ABC transporter substrate-binding protein yields the protein MKKKWSRSTSVVLALTLAGGLIGCTQKEETSASPSGNSSTSPSATAKTDTKKEVTLKILNNWNGSNGSESDMNAVAKVIKEKTGVTVQMEYTKGSEVEKVNTIFATQDLPDIYTGPAWGGELDGIVKAAKEGQLVDLSGKLANYPNLAKEIAKENVPPALYEKAIDAYGGKKYLLYQNHPATDKDAMDWLYGFYVRKDIAEKIGVDPQSVKTKDDFYNFLKKIKDAGLKESGQPVIPLGGFHNGWAVNIGDKMFMGSGFLDKGDGALENNFFTKEYEDYTLYYRKLISQGLLDSEAFTQTDPIANEKVKQGRVAVLAAHYPAILDASKDYVQSHPGSDYVPVGPLERAGAEANRPADLGVQGNNVTVITKQAKDVDAALRLLDFLASDEGFMLTRYGVQGVHWDMQNGKPTAKKEWFDKFVNDKTGKLKKNEGIGVGYENMTGLDRTNSKGNGDIWADQNRMAALEKARKILRPNGIKVITAYNPWDVIAKAPQWESLKPSMDKTGDVWKEAIFAKSDEAALKIINDLRGQLVKTGYREAMKFTNDNLKGKEVVKLQMPN from the coding sequence ATGAAAAAGAAATGGTCTAGAAGTACTTCCGTCGTATTAGCATTAACGCTTGCAGGTGGTTTAATTGGTTGTACCCAGAAGGAAGAAACGTCTGCAAGCCCAAGTGGAAATTCAAGCACAAGTCCAAGTGCAACCGCGAAAACGGACACTAAAAAAGAAGTCACACTTAAAATTTTGAACAACTGGAATGGTTCTAACGGTTCTGAAAGCGACATGAACGCCGTTGCCAAAGTGATCAAGGAGAAAACCGGGGTAACGGTTCAAATGGAATATACCAAAGGAAGCGAAGTGGAGAAAGTCAACACGATCTTCGCAACGCAAGACCTGCCAGATATATATACGGGACCGGCGTGGGGCGGTGAGTTGGATGGCATCGTCAAGGCTGCAAAAGAGGGCCAACTGGTTGATCTCTCAGGCAAGCTGGCCAATTATCCTAACTTAGCCAAAGAAATTGCCAAGGAAAATGTACCGCCTGCTCTCTATGAAAAAGCTATTGATGCCTACGGAGGCAAAAAATATTTGCTATATCAAAATCACCCCGCAACGGATAAGGATGCCATGGACTGGTTGTACGGCTTCTATGTACGCAAGGACATTGCTGAGAAAATAGGTGTCGATCCGCAGTCCGTCAAAACAAAGGATGATTTTTACAATTTCTTGAAGAAGATCAAAGATGCAGGGCTCAAAGAAAGCGGTCAACCTGTCATTCCGCTCGGCGGCTTTCATAACGGTTGGGCTGTTAATATCGGAGATAAGATGTTCATGGGGTCTGGCTTCCTGGATAAAGGGGACGGCGCTCTAGAGAATAATTTCTTTACGAAAGAATATGAAGACTACACGTTATATTATCGAAAGCTGATTTCCCAAGGGCTGCTCGATTCCGAAGCGTTTACGCAGACGGATCCTATCGCTAATGAGAAAGTGAAGCAAGGCCGCGTAGCCGTCCTCGCAGCTCACTATCCTGCTATTCTTGATGCCTCTAAGGACTACGTCCAGTCGCACCCGGGCAGCGATTATGTACCTGTAGGTCCACTTGAAAGAGCTGGCGCCGAGGCCAATCGTCCGGCCGATCTTGGCGTCCAAGGCAACAATGTGACCGTCATTACCAAGCAAGCAAAGGATGTGGATGCGGCACTGCGCTTGTTGGATTTCTTAGCTTCTGATGAAGGTTTCATGCTTACTCGTTACGGCGTTCAAGGTGTTCATTGGGATATGCAGAACGGTAAACCGACAGCGAAAAAGGAATGGTTTGATAAGTTTGTGAATGACAAAACCGGGAAGTTGAAAAAGAACGAAGGGATCGGCGTCGGCTATGAAAATATGACGGGTCTGGACCGTACGAATTCCAAAGGTAATGGGGACATCTGGGCCGATCAGAATCGCATGGCAGCTCTTGAGAAAGCACGTAAAATTTTACGCCCGAACGGCATTAAAGTCATCACCGCCTATAATCCTTGGGACGTCATTGCGAAGGCCCCTCAATGGGAATCGCTTAAGCCATCCATGGATAAAACCGGTGACGTTTGGAAGGAAGCGATATTTGCCAAATCCGATGAGGCGGCACTCAAAATCATCAATGATTTACGTGGGCAGCTGGTAAAAACAGGCTATCGCGAAGCGATGAAATTCACGAATGATAATCTAAAAGGCAAAGAAGTAGTAAAACTTCAAATGCCAAACTAA
- a CDS encoding carbohydrate ABC transporter permease: MKRNFSLFSTLNYIILALIGFSMIYPFIYILVYSLNDGKDSMQGALYFWPRQFTLDNYVQVFDNPRIWQAYKITLLRTILGTFLHVLLCTLMAYALAKKTLPGRTFFTFYIFLPTIFSAGFIPYFITLQKLHLINSFWVFIIPMLFNFMHIVIIRTFLQGIPEELDESARIDGYGDFTIFLKIILPLSGPVLATISLFIGVSHWNDWFSGAYYVSNKNLVPVQTLLQQMLTEAEALSNSMQRAAQQGGQTISVNPAGSTPESLRMALLVITVFPILCIYPFLQKYFVKGVLLGSVKG, translated from the coding sequence ATGAAGCGCAATTTTTCCTTGTTCAGCACACTAAATTATATCATCTTGGCGCTGATCGGTTTCTCGATGATCTACCCGTTCATTTACATTCTCGTATACTCACTTAACGATGGAAAGGACTCCATGCAGGGTGCGCTATATTTCTGGCCTCGGCAGTTTACATTAGATAACTACGTGCAGGTGTTCGACAATCCTCGTATCTGGCAAGCTTACAAAATTACACTGCTTCGCACGATTCTCGGCACATTTCTACACGTGCTTTTGTGTACCCTTATGGCTTACGCATTGGCAAAGAAAACATTGCCGGGAAGAACATTTTTCACATTCTATATCTTTTTGCCTACGATTTTCAGCGCGGGTTTCATTCCTTACTTCATCACACTGCAAAAGCTTCATTTGATCAACTCTTTCTGGGTGTTTATCATTCCGATGCTATTCAACTTCATGCATATCGTCATCATCCGGACGTTCCTGCAGGGAATACCGGAAGAGCTGGACGAATCGGCACGGATTGACGGCTATGGCGATTTCACGATTTTCTTGAAAATAATCCTGCCCTTATCAGGTCCAGTGTTAGCGACGATTAGTTTGTTCATCGGTGTCTCGCATTGGAACGATTGGTTCTCTGGGGCTTACTACGTATCCAACAAAAATCTTGTGCCTGTTCAAACACTGCTGCAGCAAATGCTGACAGAAGCGGAAGCGCTCTCGAATTCGATGCAGCGGGCAGCTCAGCAAGGAGGCCAAACGATTAGCGTGAATCCAGCCGGTTCAACGCCCGAATCGTTACGGATGGCGCTCCTGGTTATCACCGTCTTCCCGATTTTGTGTATCTACCCATTCCTGCAGAAGTATTTTGTCAAGGGTGTCTTGCTAGGATCCGTTAAGGGTTAG
- a CDS encoding sugar ABC transporter permease, translating to MESLTNSMTQIQPRKPMSFKRLLWKRIWQHKVFYLFMLPGIIWFFIFSYVPLYGIQVAFRNFTFTGGFSGSPWAGLKYFRQFFDYYQSTELIRNTIVISLSKLLIGFPMPIILAILLNEVRRVKFKKVVQTLSYLPYFVSWVVVVTLMQRLLTPYGGPMNDLIALLGMERIQFLYNTTWFYPMILGSDVWKNIGWNSIIYMAAIAGIDQQLYEAAKIDGANRFRQMWHVTLPGIRNIAVILFILSVGGLMSAGYEQLLLLNGPATARIGSVLDVHVITSGISGGRLSYAAAVGLFQSIIGLVMILVVNRIAKKYSDVSLF from the coding sequence ATGGAATCACTGACAAATTCTATGACTCAAATTCAGCCCCGAAAACCGATGTCATTCAAGCGTTTGCTATGGAAACGCATCTGGCAGCATAAAGTATTTTACTTATTCATGCTGCCAGGCATCATTTGGTTCTTCATTTTTTCTTACGTTCCCCTATACGGAATTCAAGTGGCGTTTCGTAATTTTACATTCACCGGCGGCTTCTCAGGAAGTCCTTGGGCCGGCTTGAAATACTTTCGCCAATTCTTCGATTATTATCAATCAACAGAGCTCATACGTAACACCATTGTGATCAGTTTGTCAAAGCTTCTCATTGGTTTCCCTATGCCGATTATTCTCGCGATTCTTTTGAATGAAGTTCGCAGAGTGAAATTCAAGAAAGTTGTTCAAACCCTTTCCTACTTACCTTACTTCGTATCTTGGGTCGTAGTCGTGACGCTGATGCAGCGCCTCCTAACTCCATATGGAGGACCTATGAATGACCTGATTGCCTTACTTGGCATGGAGCGCATTCAATTCCTTTACAACACCACATGGTTTTATCCCATGATATTGGGGTCTGATGTTTGGAAAAATATTGGCTGGAACTCCATCATCTACATGGCGGCAATAGCCGGGATTGATCAGCAATTGTACGAAGCGGCGAAGATTGACGGCGCGAATCGGTTTCGGCAAATGTGGCATGTCACGCTCCCCGGCATTCGCAACATTGCTGTGATCCTCTTTATTCTCTCCGTCGGCGGCTTGATGAGCGCCGGGTACGAACAGCTGCTTCTTTTGAATGGGCCTGCAACAGCTCGAATAGGGAGTGTCCTCGACGTGCATGTCATCACTTCCGGTATTAGTGGAGGCCGACTAAGCTATGCGGCTGCTGTTGGTTTGTTCCAAAGCATTATAGGCCTGGTGATGATTCTAGTTGTCAACCGAATCGCCAAGAAATACAGCGATGTGTCCCTTTTTTAA
- a CDS encoding response regulator, translating into MYKLLIVEDELSTRKWFTKVINWEQNGFEVIAIVEDGQQAWEILKERPEVDVVMTDIRMPYMDGLELTERIRSLPGEPVEIVILSGFGEFDYAQQAIKLGVRDYLLKPVTKEQLTEVFETIARRLDERHLQLTKILYANQMQKEKALLEKAQIYERWLTRKDILISPERWFNQFDAQLDILNGSFLMLVAEFDDYAKFTDNYNDEDQKLCRFIVHNILEEISHSYGAVDSVLMPPNRYVFLLEAGLERAVDNKGLLVGHAFQESLNKYLRLFNVQLSVGCSQRFEGISNVPEAYDQAFKALRHKFFTGKGSVNPFHPSSQGQNEGFYPTELEKRLIIAFKQGDEQGGYGLFNEFLRNLCSSGESEDSIRFIVGEMLVNLFRQLREVKSLPVTSEVMEMFIEEIRCQETYVELTEKAKELIQFMLQSIAIEALYLSPVSKGIEYMKIKLSRDISLQEVAEYVGISASYFSTIFKQEKGYNFVDFLVRLRMEKSLELLERTALTVAQVGDEVGYQSYRYFTKVFKDYYAMTPTQFRERLKMT; encoded by the coding sequence ATGTATAAGCTGCTTATTGTGGAAGACGAATTATCAACTCGCAAGTGGTTCACTAAGGTTATTAATTGGGAGCAAAATGGTTTTGAAGTCATTGCGATTGTGGAGGATGGGCAGCAAGCATGGGAAATCCTGAAGGAACGTCCTGAAGTGGACGTGGTGATGACCGATATCCGGATGCCCTACATGGATGGTTTGGAACTAACGGAGCGTATCCGATCACTGCCGGGTGAACCTGTGGAAATTGTCATTCTTAGCGGTTTCGGGGAATTCGATTATGCACAGCAGGCCATTAAGCTTGGCGTGCGCGATTACTTGCTGAAGCCTGTGACCAAAGAGCAATTAACAGAAGTATTCGAAACAATCGCGCGTAGACTGGATGAGCGTCATTTGCAGTTGACGAAAATCCTATATGCCAATCAAATGCAGAAGGAGAAGGCATTGCTTGAAAAAGCGCAAATCTATGAACGCTGGCTGACGCGTAAAGACATCCTGATCTCTCCAGAGCGGTGGTTCAATCAATTTGATGCTCAATTAGACATACTGAATGGCTCATTTCTTATGCTTGTCGCGGAATTCGATGATTACGCCAAGTTCACCGATAATTACAACGATGAAGATCAGAAACTATGCCGCTTTATCGTTCATAATATTTTGGAGGAAATCTCTCACAGTTACGGAGCGGTTGATTCTGTGTTGATGCCGCCGAACCGTTACGTGTTCCTCCTTGAAGCCGGCTTAGAAAGAGCGGTCGATAACAAAGGACTTCTAGTGGGCCATGCTTTCCAAGAGAGCTTAAACAAATATTTGCGGTTATTTAATGTTCAACTTTCAGTAGGATGCAGTCAACGGTTCGAGGGTATTTCCAATGTTCCCGAGGCCTATGATCAAGCTTTCAAGGCACTTAGGCATAAATTTTTCACGGGTAAAGGGTCTGTCAATCCATTTCATCCTTCATCGCAAGGACAAAACGAGGGCTTCTATCCGACTGAGCTTGAAAAGAGGCTCATCATTGCCTTTAAACAAGGCGACGAACAAGGGGGTTATGGACTCTTTAACGAATTTCTGCGGAATTTGTGCAGCAGCGGGGAATCGGAGGATTCCATACGTTTCATTGTGGGTGAGATGCTCGTTAATCTGTTTCGTCAGCTCAGGGAAGTTAAATCTCTTCCTGTGACGAGCGAAGTTATGGAAATGTTTATAGAGGAGATCCGTTGTCAGGAAACGTACGTTGAGCTTACCGAGAAGGCAAAAGAGTTGATTCAGTTTATGCTGCAATCGATCGCCATCGAAGCTCTATACCTGTCACCAGTCTCCAAAGGCATTGAGTACATGAAGATCAAGCTGTCTAGGGATATTTCTCTTCAGGAGGTTGCTGAATATGTGGGCATCAGCGCTTCTTATTTCAGCACCATATTTAAGCAAGAGAAGGGTTATAACTTCGTAGATTTTCTCGTTCGCCTTCGTATGGAGAAGAGCTTGGAACTGCTTGAACGAACGGCCTTAACCGTAGCTCAAGTTGGGGATGAGGTCGGGTATCAGAGTTACCGTTATTTTACAAAGGTATTCAAAGATTACTACGCGATGACGCCAACCCAATTCAGGGAAAGACTCAAGATGACTTGA
- a CDS encoding sensor histidine kinase codes for MKLHKKLMIVYLLTILLPIVGLTNYFLNQMSDLIIRYVSDSYQKILVQSNNGIYYNIRFYESILDNLTVSESVQNVLSEPEVYREKGVIIMNREISRAVRFIQAYQATDVESIEFFSTSPDVMSDGVYLFPEDRLRRVLGLKEIPDSKFWILEHYDGKYYYALVRPIYSIGEFKKIGYIKLTIQIPSVTYVQETLGNKADASGSLIIADSKGTIMFNPDTDQLGKPLPQEIVERTSEDRSSESELNLHIQGTDYVMWYRKLQNVDWTMYLLVPKASIQSKVNEIRQTILTVSIICMIIFSFLTLLITRQLTRGIRRLHAKVSRVGRGVLSTSRRVRVKGDEIDELDRNFDNMLDNLRDLIHQNYVEKLERREMELNFLQAQINPHFLYNTLDAIKNEIDMDEKQTAIGMVVALADLFRISVSKGSNTIRFEQEIDHAKCYLKILEIRFGARHTIEWQIDPQIPSLYTLKIILQPLLENAIQHGLKGMAGGSVTVIGELSEQAVVVTVRDNGVGMSKSQVETLLSDHSPSKGIGLYNVNSRIRMYFGSEYGMSMKSEPGKGTEVVLTLPVLEGVEHV; via the coding sequence ATGAAGTTACACAAAAAATTAATGATCGTATATTTGCTGACCATTCTACTTCCGATTGTAGGGTTAACGAATTACTTCCTTAATCAAATGTCAGACCTCATTATCCGGTACGTATCTGATTCTTATCAAAAGATATTAGTCCAATCCAACAACGGTATTTACTACAATATCCGATTCTATGAAAGCATTCTTGACAATTTAACGGTGTCGGAGTCCGTTCAAAACGTACTTTCGGAACCTGAAGTGTACAGGGAAAAAGGCGTTATTATCATGAACCGGGAAATCTCTCGTGCGGTCCGGTTTATCCAAGCCTATCAGGCGACCGATGTCGAGAGCATCGAATTTTTCTCCACATCACCGGATGTCATGTCCGATGGTGTATATCTTTTTCCAGAGGATAGGCTTCGAAGGGTTCTCGGCTTGAAGGAGATACCGGACTCGAAGTTTTGGATACTTGAACATTATGACGGTAAATATTATTACGCGTTGGTGCGGCCGATTTACAGCATCGGGGAGTTCAAGAAAATTGGTTATATAAAGCTAACGATCCAGATCCCATCCGTGACGTATGTGCAGGAAACGTTGGGCAACAAAGCTGACGCAAGTGGAAGCTTAATCATTGCAGACAGTAAGGGAACCATCATGTTTAACCCTGACACCGATCAACTTGGCAAACCGCTTCCACAGGAAATTGTCGAACGGACCAGTGAGGATCGAAGCTCCGAATCCGAGCTGAACCTACATATTCAGGGAACCGACTATGTCATGTGGTACCGCAAGCTCCAGAATGTTGACTGGACGATGTACCTTCTTGTGCCCAAAGCGTCCATTCAATCCAAAGTGAATGAAATTCGGCAAACCATATTGACAGTTAGTATCATTTGTATGATTATTTTCTCTTTTCTGACCTTGCTTATAACTCGTCAACTGACCCGCGGGATCCGACGTCTCCACGCCAAAGTATCCCGGGTAGGCAGGGGGGTGCTCTCTACGAGCCGCAGAGTCCGTGTTAAAGGCGATGAGATCGATGAATTAGATCGTAATTTTGATAACATGCTCGATAATTTACGAGATCTCATTCACCAAAACTATGTGGAAAAACTGGAAAGAAGGGAAATGGAGCTCAATTTTTTACAAGCACAGATTAATCCTCATTTCCTGTACAATACATTGGATGCAATCAAGAACGAGATTGACATGGACGAGAAGCAGACCGCCATTGGCATGGTCGTCGCACTAGCGGACCTTTTTCGAATATCGGTATCCAAGGGAAGTAACACCATCCGTTTCGAACAAGAAATTGATCACGCCAAATGTTATTTGAAGATTCTAGAAATCCGTTTCGGTGCTCGGCATACGATTGAATGGCAAATAGATCCGCAGATACCAAGTCTCTATACCTTGAAAATTATTCTTCAGCCTCTCCTAGAAAATGCGATCCAGCATGGGCTGAAGGGAATGGCGGGAGGCTCTGTAACCGTAATAGGTGAGCTCTCAGAACAGGCTGTTGTCGTGACCGTTCGTGATAATGGCGTGGGGATGTCGAAGTCTCAAGTAGAGACTTTGCTAAGTGATCATTCGCCCAGCAAGGGCATCGGGTTATACAACGTGAACAGTCGAATTCGGATGTATTTCGGCAGTGAGTATGGCATGTCAATGAAGTCCGAACCCGGGAAAGGAACGGAAGTTGTATTAACGCTGCCAGTGCTTGAGGGGGTTGAACATGTATAA